The following are encoded in a window of Struthio camelus isolate bStrCam1 chromosome Z, bStrCam1.hap1, whole genome shotgun sequence genomic DNA:
- the TOPORS gene encoding E3 ubiquitin-protein ligase Topors, translating into MTSAEFAVDSNFSPKASTSKLHQTVPTDASPDSKCPICLDRFDNVAYLDRCLHKFCFRCVQEWSKNKAECPLCKQPFHSIFHTVRAEDDFKEYILRPSENGSFASPDGRRFRYRTTLTRERRTSSYHRHTSSSRRTLSPPDNGILFEGLSSQPVRQRDGEIQQMIRRLASRRQASAEGRSLRQIQEEDMINFRRALYRTGVRVRSIQDGGRYRDISAEFFRRNPACLHRLVPWLKRELTVLFGAHGSLVNIVQHIIMSNVTRYDLESQAFADDLKPFLLNRTEHFLHEFVSFARCPFNLEAYDQHANYDCPAPSYDEGSHSDSSIITISPDEADSQGPDHSSSVTGIDQAPWDDETPGPSYSISEEVHATIASPLETSESSDEDSATKRTAVQTQIQANAGSNDSDSSSDNCVIVGYVKPIAERTPELVELSSDSEESVKEEKRENIKKQQPIQFHSCSDSEQSPSSSPHSPMYNENLGSCKSCSSPAAEKMESKEDEDKSKIKNLSPQELIWSPSSGRDRMCSPCNHRLSRKRKSKSPQSYSQRSRGSHGHRTRREHRSKDQPKRKQSGSRESSKHRSKRNKRRSRTRDSSISRKSQRDSLSRESTISREVSRSRSRSKGHGRRRSRSRDSDHYYIRDNYQSRYQWGYTFYSRNVVGDGYESSYKRRTQSSAHYSRQSASPEYRIQSFTERTDPHSQRGLHERHYYYYERCRSRSRSSNRSRTPSGGTDRMKSEKPGGKRKYKTRHLENAVKESTVLEKENDPKKASSKFSDCYKNEDSLSDNRASSETKHKKKKKKTRSPSVEIVYEGKLTETMRHHKKKKKKHKKKHRKHHLSNSVHSSPVVITIDSDSDKEQEGIECDSSITWTGSTQINERGNESLSPFLGKAECKGVYRVIKKTGVADKNCSIATTREDFSGDVRNIDVELQETSADQSLAVVDNSSNTADTDTATSHVHGAQAASSSQLPSPRTSFLENPERPPLILRLPKRLVHRSFWSDSPEKKV; encoded by the coding sequence ATGACTTCAGCAGAGTTTGCAGTGGATAGCAACTTTTCACCGAAAGCTAGCACAAGCAAGCTGCATCAGACAGTGCCAACAGATGCATCTCCTGACTCTAAATGCCCGATCTGTTTGGATAGATTCGACAATGTTGCGTATCTAGATCGTTGCTTGCATAAGTTTTGTTTCCGTTGTGTCCAGGAGTggtcaaaaaacaaagcagaatgcCCACTCTGCAAACAAccttttcattctattttccATACAGTTCGTGCTGAGGATGACTTTAAAGAGTACATACTCCGACCATCAGAAAATGGCTCTTTTGCCAGTCCTGATGGCCGGAGATTTCGTTATCGTACTACGTTGACAAGGGAACGTCGCACCTCATCTTACCATCGACACACTTCCTCTTCCCGAAGGACGCTGTCCCCTCCAGATAATGGAATATTGTTTGAAGGGTTATCAAGCCAACCAGTGCggcagagagatggagagattCAGCAGATGATAAGGAGGCTCGCCTCAAGGAGGCAGGCTAGTGCAGAAGGCAGATCTCTGCGGCAGATTCAGGAGGAGGACATGATCAACTTCCGCAGAGCTCTGTATCGCACTGGTGTGCGTGTTCGTAGTATTCAGGATGGTGGCCGCTATCGAGATATTTCAGCAGAGTTTTTTCGCCGGAACCCTGCTTGCCTTCACAGGTTGGTTCCCTGGTTGAAGCGGGAACTTACAGTCCTATTTGGTGCCCACGGATCTTTAGTTAATATTGTACAGCATATCATCATGAGTAATGTGACAAGGTATGATCTGGAAAGCCAGGCCTTTGCTGATGATTTAAAGCCGTTTTTGCTGAATCGGACTGAACATTTCCTACATGAATTTGTCAGTTTTGCCCGGTGTCCTTTTAATTTAGAGGCGTATGATCAGCATGCCAATTATGACTGTCCTGCTCCATCGTACGATGAAGGAAGCCACTCAGACTCATCAATTATTACAATATCTCCGGATGAAGCAGATTCTCAAGGTCCAGATCACAGTTCATCCGTGACTGGTATTGATCAAGCTCCGTGGGATGATGAAACTCCAGGGCCCTCATATTCCATCTCAGAAGAGGTTCATGCAACCATAGCTTCTCCTTTGGAGACTTCAGAAAGTTCTGATGAGGACTCTGCAACAAAGAGAACTGCAGTGCAAACCCAGATACAGGCTAATGCTGGTTCCAATGACAGTGACTCTTCTTCAGACAATTGTGTTATTGTTGGGTATGTTAAGCCTATAGCTGAGAGGACACCAGAACTGGTTGAGTTGTCTTCGGACTCTGAGGAATCagtcaaggaagagaaaagggaaaatatcaaGAAACAGCAGCCAATCCAGTTTCACAGTTGCAGTGACAGTGAACAAAGCCCGAGTTCCTCACCACACTCTCCTATGTATAACGAGAACCTAGGTAGCTGTAAAAGCTGCTCATCCCCTGCAGCCGAGAAGATGGAGTCAAAAGAGGATGaggacaaaagtaaaataaaaaatttatcTCCACAGGAATTGATCTGGAGCCCCTCTTCAGGAAGGGACAGGATGTGCTCTCCTTGTAATCACAGACTGTCCAGAAAGAGAAAGTCCAAAAGTCCACAGTCCTATTCACAGCGCAGCAGAGGCAGTCATGGCCACAGGACTAGGAGGGAGCATCGTAGCAAAGACCAGCCTAAAAGGAAACAATCAGGAAGCAGAGAGAGTAGCAAACATAGGAGCAAAAGAAACAAGAGGAGGTCAAGAACCCGTGACTCAAGCATCTCTCGAAAAAGCCAGAGAGACTCTCTAAGTCGTGAGAGCACTATATCCAGAGAAGTAAGCAGATCACGATCCCGTAGCAAAGGCCATGGCAGAAGAAGATCAAGAAGCAGAGACAGTGATCATTATTATATAAGAGACAACTATCAAAGTAGATATCAGTGGGGTTATACTTTTTACAGTCGAAATGTGGTTGGAGATGGCTATGAATCCTCATATAAGAGGAGGACTCAGTCTAGTGCTCACTATTCAAGGCAATCTGCTAGTCCAGAATACAGGATACAATCCTTTACTGAAAGGACAGATCCACATAGTCAGAGAGGACTCCATGAGAGACATTATTACTATTATGAAAGATGCAGGTCGAGGAGTCGATCAAGTAATAGGTCAAGGACCCCTTCTGGAGGGACTGACAGAATGAAAAGTGAAAAGCCTGGTGGAAAAAGAAAGTACAAAACTCGCCACCTGGAGAATGCAGTCAAGGAGAGTACAGttctagagaaagaaaatgaccCCAAGAAAGCTTCATCAAAATTCAGTGACTGCTACAAAAATGAAGATAGCCTTTCAGACAACCGAGCAAGTAGTGAGACAAAgcataagaagaagaagaaaaagaccagGAGTCCAAGTGTGGAGATAGTCTATGAAGGAAAATTAACAGAGACAATGAGGcaccataaaaagaaaaagaaaaagcacaagaagaAACATCGGAAACACCACCTGAGTAACTCGGTACATTCTTCTCCAGTTGTGATTACAATTGATAGTGATAGTGACAAGGAGCAAGAAGGTATTGAATGTGACAGTAGTATTACTTGGACAGGCTCAACCCAAATAAATGAGAGGGGAAATgagtctctctctccttttttgggAAAGGCAGAGTGTAAGGGTGTTTATAGGGTCATCAAGAAAACTGGAGTAGCAGATAAAAATTGTAGTATTGCTACCACAAGAGAGGACTTCAGTGGTGACGTTAGAAATATTGACGTTGAGCTTCAGGAAACATCAGCTGATCAGAGTCTTGCAGTAGTGGATAACAGTAGTAATACAGCTGACACAGATACTGCAACTAGCCATGTTCATGGAGCACAAGCAGCATCATCCAGTCAACTGCCTTCTCCCAGGACTTCCTTTCTAGAGAATCCAGAGAGACCACCATTGATACTGAGACTGCCAAAGAGACTTGTCCACAGATCCTTTTGGTCTGATTCCccagaaaaaaaagtgtag
- the LOC138064730 gene encoding sperm-associated antigen 4 protein-like, producing MLIFFLRRLFSTCICATQKIPLRKSSFLKVRFWIIPVTLVGVYCLLSLPAWTLWARDVSQEVQQMREALFDETREGPVHLPDWALKTSGATIDLQRTSSSYAWEESWLCRAFWCFYSPNPPDTILQPDVSPGQCWPFQGSQGQVVIWLPARIQPTAITVQHIYKAVSPSGTVSSAPRDFTVSGVDEEGEEETLLGTFTYDVGKEALQTFPLKEELSRAFQYIKLFVQSNWGNPEYTCIYRVQVHGKVASQTSSQEPRDSLRPLLNKN from the exons ATGCTCATTTTCTTCctgcggagactcttcagcaccTGCATCTGCGCCAC GCAAAAGATCCCCCTGCGGAAAAGCAGCTTCTTGAAGGTCCGCTTCTGGATAATCCCTGTCACTCTTG TGGGTGTCTACTGCCTGCTGTCGCTGCCAGCATGGACTCTGTGGGCAAGAGACGTGAGCCAG GAAGTGCAGCAAATGAGAGAGGCACTGTTTGACGAGACTCGAGAAGGCCCCGTGCACCTGCCTGACTGGGCTCTGAAAACCTCAG GTGCCACCATCGATCTGCAGAGAACATCCAGCAGCTATGCGTGGGAAGAGAGTTGGCTCTGCAGGGCTTTTTGGTGCTTCTACTCTCCAAACCCTCCAGATACTATTTTGCAG CCGGACGTTTCCCCGGGACAGTGCTGGCCTTTCCAAGGGTCGCAGGGCCAGGTGGTCATTTGGCTGCCTGCACGGATACAACCAACCGCCATCACCGTGCAGCACATCTACAAGGCAGTCTCTCCATCTGGGACCGTCAGCAGTGCCCCCCGGGATTTCACTGTCTCT GGAGTGGAcgaggagggagaagaagaaactcTCCTTGGGACATTCACCTACGACGTGGGAAAAGAGGCCCTTCAGACCTTCCCCCTGAAG gaggagctgtccaGAGCCTTTCAATATATAAAGCTTTTTGTCCAGAGCAACTGGGGGAACCCGGAGTACACCTGCATTTATCGAGTGCAGGTGCACGGGAAGGTGGCAAGCCAGACCTCATCTCAGGAACCCAGAGACAGCCTGCGACCCCTCCTCAATAAGAATTAA